AGCAGAGGAGCCGTTATTATATAGATTAGGCTTGGATTTGGTGGTGGCGGTGGTCAGAGATTCCGGAAACAGCCTCTCTAATATTGCTTCGATTCTCTTTTGTGCCGCCATCTCTCCTTATTGCTAAAATTTTTTGGCCTGAAAAAAAAAGGCTCAAAAGAATCTGGACATAATAGAATTTACTTGGATTTTGAAGAGCTAAAAATGGTAGTAAATTGCTCCGGCAGCAAGCGCCCCCAATGTTCTGAGGCCACATCTGACTGGATGGCCAAGAAGTTGGTTTCTGTCATGACTGGATGGCCAATGTGCTGAGAGCTCTAATTGCAGCACAGCAAATTCACTTTGTTATCACTCCAAATCAGCAGCAAAGAATGATAATAGCTTGAATCAGAGGTAGTTAAGTTGCTTTGCTTTATATGCTATTGCTACTGAATGTGCAAAAATCTGGCCGTTGCAATTTGCAGCTAGCCGTTACAAAATCTGCCAAAAAACTGTTGCATGGCACATCTGGTGCTTACAATTTTTTTATTGCACTTACACCCCCTCAACTTTAGTAATCAGTCCAAATCATTTATTCTTCTTTCAATATTCTACTAATACAAGGAGCAAAAAGGCAGCCATGGAATAAAAATACCTTCTCACACATGAAAATAATATTGTAATATGATTTGGACTACTTTGTTACCAAAAACTCAAAAGCAAGGGAGGTcagtgaaattttgaaaacttcAGGGGGCCTCAGTgtaagtgtcagaaacctcaggggaggtttcccaaattatccttttttttaaaattggacTGGTTGCCTCAGCCCCGCAGCCAGCTTTTTAAAGTTTGTGCAGATTATACCGGCTGAGTCAACAgactctttttaaaaaaaaaaaattattttgacacAGCCGGCAGCAATGTCagaccttaaaaaaaaaaataaaaaaaactcttTTGCTCCGTCAACCCAGTAACCATAGTTTGATACCTATCCTTTGTTAGATCCATACATGTccgaatttttttcttttcatcgaTATTCTGAGTAATTAGCCATTAGATCTAGGGAAACCTGCAAAAGATAGACTTATTCCAATCTCCCCCTCCATAGTCAAACGCTGCTCGATCCTCATGTTTATGTATCTATTTCAATGGTTGGTAACAAGATGCTGTCGGGgtattaaaagaaaatttcaaatatGCATCGCAAAGAATAGCTTATGAGCATATGGACGATTAACAATATTAGTGTCCATGTTATATCCATGTTATATTAGTATCATTATTTGTTATATTATTGTCTATACAGTATCCTATTGTTGCCGCTACCGATAGTAGAGGCTTCCGATCCATGTTTTTTCCTATGTACCATGGCTCActgaataataaaatttttcattgaaAAGTCTTATTCTAGATCAATTACCCTTCCTAGCTATACATGACATATTTGCTCCTTGCATTGCGCAAGAtcttcaataattcaagaaatcagTGAATAATCTCATTGTATTATCACAATTGGTAGTACTAACAAATAAAGTTCTTACTAGTACGTAGCAACCAAAAACCAGAAACGACATGCAAGCGTCCCAGAATTGACTTTTACAGTAGAATTTTACAGAGAATTAAGCCGGTCGTTAAAAATAACCGTAAAAGCATCCATTCTTGGCTTGGAAAGGGATAAACCAACCTCAATATCTCCATCTGATTCTCTACTCCCACTAAGAGAAATGGCCCCTGAAGTTTCAATCGATATGAACTCAAACTTTTTAGGCTTTTCCCATCCAAAATCCAGATTGTAATAGTTATACCTTGGTGAGCAAGCCACGGAAACAAGCCTGTCCATATTTATACCTGCAGGCTCCAGCAACCACTTGTCAGCATCATCGAAGAGTGAATCATTGTTCTTCAATCTCTGATGAATGCCCTCCCCGATTAACTCAACTGCAATTGGAAATCCTTCTTCTCCAattaactttccatttttttcatttgtccTAACAAGTGTTTGGCAATTGCCAAAATAGTTGGAAGGCAAAGGTGGATCCATACGTCGTCGACAATCAGCCGAGCAACAAAAGTATTCCACCTCTTCATCATCCACATATTCTCCACTTGGACCACGACATTTTACCAAACAAGTCCAAACATGGGCACAAATTACCGTAAATGATGATAAATGAACTAATTGTGGCCGTTTTTGCAGGGCTAAGCTCTTCCGTTTTTCAATATTGTTTCTGCTAATAACAAAAGATCTGCGAACTTTTTTGGTCATAGGTTTTGCTGTAGTATCAGTAGAACTCTCATTTTGAAAAAGCTTTATGAGGAGGACCCATTGGTCCCAAAAAATTGAGCCAAGTCCCTTTGTGTCTTTGATCATAGTCCTATCGTAACATGGTGGAGAATAACTTACTAGAGTTGCCGCAGCATCATCTCTCACGATATTATCTTCAAAAAATTTGAAGCTCAAAGCAGCCCACGTCTTCATGAATCCGAAAATGCTGCCGGCATCTCTGACAGTGTGGTGATTTGAGATTCCAATAGACATTCCACAGTCTGGAAATAATGTAACCTGAAGAGCAAGAACTGGGGTAGTCCTGGCTGTGGATCCGGAATCATCCTCATTAGATGGTTTCAATTCAGGAATCAAAGGATGAAAATCACAACAATTCCGTGCATGGTTTGCTGTAAGATAATTGAAATCAGTCGTGGTACACTCGGCAATGATTAGTGCTACTGAACTTCCATTTTTGTAACGAATTTCGGGCGTGCCAGAATTTGAATTGGAAGGAACTATCAAATTCCCGGCTAGGGGAAGAAAATGTTGGAGCGTCAAGGAGAGTGAATGTTCAAGCTTAGGAATTATGTGCTCGATGAAATGGGCTCTAGAGAGCTGAGGTACCTCATAAAGGACGAGGCGTTCAACAGGGGGCAAGTGCAACCAGAGCTTATCAGGGAATGTTAAAGGAAGAGACATTGCAGTGGCCGCCGCAGACGACGGTGGCGACACTAAAGAATGCTTAAGCACGGTGACTGCATCGGGTGTAGCCATTTTGCTTTGGCTGGTGCAGTTTGAGAATTTGTGTGGTATGTGATGGAAAGATGTTCTTTTataaccaaaaacaaaaatagatgCTTTTTTGGCTTTTTGGTCAAGTTCATAAATGCATATATGAGCTCATATTTGTTGTCGGTGCAAAAATAATTGGGAATGGGAAGGTTCAGTTGTATTTTAATCAGTAATTACATAGATTTTTCAATTGGGGTGGTGACAAATTGTTCCTATAAATCATTTTGAGGCATATTCTAACTTGAGTCGGTGATTAGAGCCGAAtctatttgaatatttttttattaaaaagtctaattatttgtatttatatttaaaCTTGTATAGAATATTTTTTTGTCCATATGATAGTTTTTATTCTATATCTATTTCAATTTTATAACACAGGGGATGGAGCTCAAAGTGAGATTGAACCACCACCGAATCAAATAGATACTTTGTATTTGTTGGtgaaactttcaaaaatttcttaaaaagaaaagaaacagagaAATTTAATCTCTTGATCGGCACTAAAAAAAAAGCATTAAAACTCTATCTGAAAAAAAAGCATTAAAACTCTATCTGATGGGCCAGGCTAACTACTTTAAAATCAGTTAATTTATTCAGAACACGCTAACCACGGACATGGCTAGATCGAATCCCAAGTGCACATCCCAAATCCCTAAATAATTCATAAATAATTCAGTGACTTAAAGGTACCTCTGATGTTTAAGATCCCAAGATGTCACCACACATCCTCCATTTTTGGGCACGAACATGGCTAGATCGAATCCCAAGTGCACATCCCAAATCCCTAAATAATTCAGTGACTTAAAGGTACCTCTGATGTTAAGATCCCAAGATGTCTAATTGGGCGGGTTGAACGAATTTTGGGCGCGATTAATatttaattttcatttaaatGAATTATACTTAATCCGTTCAACTTTAGATTAGGTTGATTTTTGGTTAGGTCATATTGGGTTATCTCAAACCCATAACTCAAATATAACCCAACATATTAATTAAtacattttaatacataaacttTTTCACATACATTCTAACatgcaaaaatgattttttcacaCATATAAACATATTTTCACATACATAAATGTATTTTCACACACACTCACTTCTTAAGTTCCCTGAAAACACATCATAAATagaattatattttatattgcttgtattgtgaattttagataataaattgtacatttaaatagattagctaaaaaaattgtttacTTTATACTTTTTAATACTACTAATTGATTGAAACTTATTAAATGACCGAAGACATTACTGCATTTTGGTTTTTGGGCTCGGTAATTAAGAGGAAAAATTAATTGTCTTGATGATTCCAAACTTCTCATGAAGTTGAAGATTGGAGGTATTTGCTTTAGACGAAATGAAATCGTTGGACTAGCCATACCCAAATTGCCATaattaatcaaaacaaaataGAATCAACAAATCAACTATATTGATTCGAAGTTAATATCATGATCtatatacatataatatatatttgaaggtatttttttattgatttgatataGTTAGATCATTCATCACCTGATTAATTAGAATCATCTAGGATCATACTTGATGCTATGGTCATATTAATCTTTTAGAATTACCACAACTCTGATATAAAGAAGAAAATATTATATGCTTGTAAAACTGGTATTGGTCCCCAAAAAATTGTTAAGGAAAATCCCAAActttttaagaaataaatgaGAGGAGAATTCATGAACTATTCTGACATTTTTATCACATCGGGATCGCATtattttgaattattgaaaAATTAGGCTGATACAAAGTaagcttttgtttgtaaatttGAAGTATCTGAAATTATATAATGCTAAAtggttaaaaaagaaatttgtacaATATTATACGTACACGAAATATTAACAAACAAAAGCAAGTAGCTACTTGAAAacaaccaaagaaaaaaaagggaaggaaaacaACATACTCTTAAAaggcataataaattattataaaagttgagcaaattTAACTACTgttataaaagtaaaataagcatgagtttttatttcaagtttcttttttttttaaataaaaatttaaaaaaattgattaaaaatatatatatatatatatatatatatatatatatatatatatgagaattTTGAATACAAATTAATGAATGAATTATTAACACATGTCCAAATACAAATTGTTGGACATATGTGTATTGAATCttgtatttattattttgaattacttttaaacaagttggataTTGGGTACCCAAATAAAAAACCCAACCCGCCCAAGAAATAAATTGGGTTGTTCTTACCCAACCCAACAAAATCCATAACCCAATTGACTCAACCCATTCTTTAAAATTAATGGGCGGATTGGATGGGTTGTTGGGTTTTGGGCCGGCTCTAGTATTTGGGGTCCATGCAAAGCAACTTGCCCTGCCTTGTATTTATTCTATAGGGCCACCAAGCTTCTATCCTATCTCACTGGTAGAGGAAAGTTTCAAAATTCCAATGCaagattcttgaattttttttggcaTGCTTTTCACCATAAATGTATTTTTAATCATTGTTTTAAAAGGTATTTTCTGGGTGCCTTAGCCCTTAGGGCGAGGTGAGCTCCAAAGGTCCCGGAGCGTTTGAATATGAGGCAAGTGTTCTTGGGCATTCGCTTCACACTATGAAACGAATGTCCGAACGGCTGGGGCAAGGCGTTGGGCATTGGTGTCAGggcatttttgtatttttattctcttttcattttgaactttaattttactattttatcTTACTCATGTTTATTTCATGTCCTTATTACTCCTTCTGTCCCATTTTGAtacttttagtttattttttacacaatttaagaaaaagtagttaactttattGAAAAAATAAGTTTAGGttgctatttttttaaaatgtcgTTACATTAAACAAAGTAcaactttatattaattatCTATGAAAACTTCAATTGATggtttatgggaacttgaattgatggtcaaGAAATAATCTACATTAAATAGGATAGTTTATACTAATAACAACCTACATTGAATaaagatattttagaaaaattaaaagataacCAATTtattcaatttgaaagtgaactACAaattgggacagacgaaaaagaaaaacagaactatcaaagtgggacggagggagtattatttaataattgagttaattatatttacctcccttgagatttaaTCAAATTAGCAAAGAGCCCCAAAGTTTGAATAAATAACAGTCTAATCCTTTGAATGAGCAAACATTTAACCAACAACCCTTGCCTCACCAACAGCTAAAGATTCTACTGATTCAACAAAAAACTAATCTGATAATCCAAAAATTCTCTTTGTCATCGCCCCTTTGTCATGAGACATACAAGATGCTAACAACAAGAATCTCAAAAAGCTTAGGTAACAGCACTCACTTAAGTGAAATGGGTTTTCGGGTTTTCGATCTCCATCTTTGGCTATTGATTCgtgaaatctttttttttttaaagtaatttgATGGCTATATTTTTTGCCTCCCCTCACATGGATAATTGTTCTATAAAATTTGTGGGTTTTGGCAGATTGAAAAATAAGTGGAGCCTTCAGTAGTTCTAGGCTCGTTTGACAACTTAGTGGCCACTTTTGGCCAAATTTAATGCGAGAATCAGGATCTAGGCAGAAAATAGGGTCTGAAGGTGTAACTTCAGAGAAATTTTGTTATCGGAAAATAGCTGTGACTAATGGCAGTGAGAGGCAACTAGAAAAGACGGTAAGTGGAAGGGATGACATCGCTGCTGCATAGCTGCTACTTGGAAAGTCtcaagaaaagtgagaaaaagaCAACGAAAATAATAATCTACCAATATAGTAAAAGCACGAATGAGTTTGTTAAGATGGTGGTTGCTGTGCTAATGTGGCTGTGTTTTATTGGCTGGAGGATGGTCGTCATTCACATGGGAGTCGCGTGTTTTCGGCAGGAGAAGAAGTGAAATTCTTGTTGTTGTTCGAGAATGAGGACCTTTGGTTCTCCATGTGTGTATGTGTCTTCTGAATATTTTTTTTGGCTTATAGTGAAAGGACTGATGGGATCATGACCACTCCAATTTACGGGGCTCAAGGTAACCACTCCCATCAATCTATTCCCACATTTTCTTCTCTCgttttttgacaaataattATGCTGAGCAAACAAGTTTCCTCAAGGTAACTGATGTGACTACCAAAAACGAGATCCGAGCTAAACTGCGGCGAGCTATTCAGGAACGAGCTGATAGGAGGAGAGCGAGCGAGCTGTCCTGTAAAGAGGCAACAGCGGGGCTAGTTCCTAGGAGttgctccgacggtcaagtcaatAAAAGCCTGAGAGTAGAGTAACAACATACAatactgtagatggcgtaccttgtaTTGCCTTGTGGTGCTATATTTATAGGCTTGTGAGTAGTAGTTTCCTTATAGGATTAGGAGTCCGATTGGAGAGGGAGTCCTTCTAGGGCTCCATCGGCTAGTTCCGAAAGGTTCGGAGGCCGCGGCCCACCAGGCCCATCCAGCGGGAAGACGGCGGCTATGCGCGAGCTGGCATCCCTCTTGTCCGAACTGACACATGGCTCCGGTGGATTTGCTCCTCTACAATAGCCCTTCTTTGAAGACTAGAGTCATCGCATGGTTGCATGAATCTGATCCTTGAGGTGGTGACTTGCAAAGAATATTGCTATGTCCGCTCAATTGGAGACCGAACTGAAGAGCCAGCAGGTCATTACTCAACTAGAGGCCGAATAGAGGAGGTTGGCCGAATTGAACGGTCGGCAGGTCATTACTCAACTAGAGGCCGAACAGAGGAATTCTACTCTCTCTATTTTGAGGCCGAACAGAAAAGTTCTATCATCTCTGTTTTGAGGCCGAACAGAGGAAGTTCTACCATTTTTGTTGTGAGGCCGAACAGAGGAATTCTACTCTCTTTGCTTGGAGACCGACAGAAGAAGTTCTATCATCTCTGTTTTGAGGCAGAACAGAGGAAGTTCTATCATCTCTGTTGTGAGGCCGAACAGAGGAGTTCTATCCTCTATGCTTAGAGGCCGAACAGAGAAGTTCTATCCTCTCCGCTCAGTTGGAGCTCAAATAGTTCTATTCTCTCTGCTCAGTTGGAGGAGCTCGGATAAAAGGAGTTCTATCTTCTCTGCTCAGTTGGAGGAGCTCAGATAGAAGAAGCTCTATTCTCTCTGCTCAGTTGGAGCTCAAATAGAAAAAGTTCTATCTTCTCTGCTCAGTTGGGGGAGCTCGGATAGAAGAAGTTCTATTCTCTCTGCTCAGTTGGAGCTCGAATAGAAGGAATTCTATCTTCTCTGCTCACGTATCTCCTTATTGGTTCCTCCTTAGCTTTGTAGTTTCTCCTACTCACTCTTTAGGCGGTTAGCTTCTACGGCATTAGCTCTCTCGTGAGATCGATCTAGCATTTtccgaactgatttgggaggttTTTCAATGAACTCGGTGTATAATTTTTGCACGCGTAATCTATTGATGAAGGTGGCCATGACAACCTTGTCATCCCGATTTCGGACCTGGAGGGACTCATTGTTGAATTGCATCATGTACTTGCGCAGCGACTCCTTGGGCTTTTGTTGAATTGTCATCAGGTGAGTAGTGCTTTTAGAGAAGGCTCGCGACGAAATGAACTGAGCCTCAAATAACCGCGCAAGCTGGCTGAAAGACCGAATTGACCTAGGAGGCAGCCCCTGGAACCACTGACGCTTCTTCCCCTCCAAGAACATTGGGAAGGTCTTGCATCGAATCGCATCGGCGGCCGTTTGTAGGTGCATCTGTGTCAAGAATGCGAATAGATAGTTCTCCGGATCCGTGGTAGCATTGTAGAATTTCATGCTTGGTATCTTAAATTTCGCGAGCAGCGGGTAGTTTTCAATGTTGGGCACAAAGGGGGAGGTGGTATATCTATCCGCCTCAGGATCTAATAACAGATCCAGCTCATCCTGTATTTGGTACTCTTCCTTCCTCGGGGTAAGCCCCCTCTTCGGGAACCCATGGAAGGGCTCCGGGTGCTCAATTCGGGAGTTCTTGTGAGAAGTCTCTACAATCTCGATCTGTCCACGTGTGAGCTCCTTATGCGCCCACTTCGGTTGGGGGTTGGGGCTCCTCGTTCTAGACTCGGATAGGCTAACTCCCTCCGTGTCTCGTGCCTTGGGCTCCTGGTCATGATGGCCTCTCGTCTGCtctttgaggtagttcatgattGCTTCAAAGGTAGGTAGGTTTTCCGCTACCGTCTGAACCAGttgttcaggcgggattcgtgagaGTCTCGTCCCCTCGTCTCCTGGAGTTGGACCCCGAGGGGGATTTTTGGGGCCGTTTCGCTCGTTCCCCTTGGATCCGTCAGAATTTCTCTGAGACCTAGTCCTTGGCACGATTCACGAGAGAAGAATTACGTGTTttccacagacggcgccaattgatgcgactgtCAAAAATgagatccgagctgagctgcgGCGAGCGGATGGGAGGAGAGCGAGCGAGCTGTCCTGCAAAGAGGCAACAGCGGGGCTAGTTCCTGGAGTTGCTCCGACAGTCAAGTCAATAAAAGCCTGAGAGTAGAGTAACAGTATACAATATTGTAAATGGCGTACCTTATGTTGTCTTGTGGTGCTGTATTTATAGGCTGGTGGGTAGTAGTTTCCTTATAGGATTAGGAGTCCGACTGGAGAGGGAGTCCTTCTAGGGCTCCATCGGCTAGCTCCGAAAGGTTCGGAGGCCGCGGCCCACCAGACCCATCCAGCAGGGAGGCGGCGGCTATGCACGAGCTGGCATCCCTAATGTCTGAACTGGTCTGGCCGAACTAACAGGTCACtatgtccgaactgacacgtggctcCGGTGGATTTGCTCCTCTACAGTAATCATCCCTCTCTCCGGAACCGATCAATCACAATTTAACACCCACTTCTTCTCATTTTCGCAATCTTTTCCGGATAGTTTCCAGATCTGCTAGATTCTCTTGTAAATTCTTCTTCATCAATAAATATTATTGGTGGATTctgctttccaattttttttcttttgcaattAACTCTTTCCTAATGCTTTCACTTTGACTACCAAgatcaacccaaaaaaaattacgtCAAATCATTCTGGAGGGGAAACGAAAAGAAATTAGGCATTTGCATGGTAATCGAGTGACTTTTAAGGTTAGCTTCCTGTTATTTTGTAGATATTTTTTGGctgtgaatttttctttttcatttttaaaattt
The DNA window shown above is from Coffea arabica cultivar ET-39 chromosome 5e, Coffea Arabica ET-39 HiFi, whole genome shotgun sequence and carries:
- the LOC113687763 gene encoding phenolic glucoside malonyltransferase 1-like, whose amino-acid sequence is MATPDAVTVLKHSLVSPPSSAAATAMSLPLTFPDKLWLHLPPVERLVLYEVPQLSRAHFIEHIIPKLEHSLSLTLQHFLPLAGNLIVPSNSNSGTPEIRYKNGSSVALIIAECTTTDFNYLTANHARNCCDFHPLIPELKPSNEDDSGSTARTTPVLALQVTLFPDCGMSIGISNHHTVRDAGSIFGFMKTWAALSFKFFEDNIVRDDAAATLVSYSPPCYDRTMIKDTKGLGSIFWDQWVLLIKLFQNESSTDTTAKPMTKKVRRSFVISRNNIEKRKSLALQKRPQLVHLSSFTVICAHVWTCLVKCRGPSGEYVDDEEVEYFCCSADCRRRMDPPLPSNYFGNCQTLVRTNEKNGKLIGEEGFPIAVELIGEGIHQRLKNNDSLFDDADKWLLEPAGINMDRLVSVACSPRYNYYNLDFGWEKPKKFEFISIETSGAISLSGSRESDGDIEVGLSLSKPRMDAFTVIFNDRLNSL